A stretch of the Nothobranchius furzeri strain GRZ-AD chromosome 5, NfurGRZ-RIMD1, whole genome shotgun sequence genome encodes the following:
- the LOC139070151 gene encoding uncharacterized protein: MDLKPPEHLKLSGNVDENWHTFKQQFNLYVMAMGLETKPDTRKIALLLTLAGPQAIEVYNTFAFEMAEDRAWMDVVLAKFDAHCTPKKNETYERYMFRCRMQQQSESFDSFLTALRLKPQSCNFGTLRESMIRDQIVCGVEDKKLRERLIRESDLTLDVAVKICQVSELSLKHLKTFGVPVACATSSVSDGADIGAVSFQSGRCCPKTRTAQRTGEATFICKRCGSQHKPGHCPAFGKVCSNCWGKNHFAKQCFTKSKGEKRANTCM; this comes from the coding sequence ATGGATTTGAAACCGCCGGAGCACCTGAAGCTGTCGGGTAATGTTGATGAAAACTGGCACACTTTCAAGCAACAGTTCAACTTGTATGTTATGGCCATGGGGCTGGAAACGAAGCCGGACACGAGGAAGATTGCTCTTCTGCTCACTCTAGCAGGGCCACAGGCCATAGAAGTGTACAATACGTTCGCGTTTGAGATGGCTGAGGACAGAGCCTGGATGGACGTAGTGTTggctaaatttgatgctcactgcACTCCGAAGAAAAATGAAACTTATGAAAGATACATGTTCAGGTGTCGTATGCAGCAACAAAGTGAGTCTTTTGATAGTTTTTTGACCGCACTGCGTTTGAAGCCACAGTCTTGCAATTTTGGGACTTTGAGAGAATCAATGATCAGAGACCAGATTGTTTGTGGAGTAGAAGATAAAAAGCTGAGAGAGAGGCTTATCCGTGAGTCCGACTTGACGCTGGACGTGGCGGTTAAAATATGCCAGGTGAGTGAATTGTCTCTGAAGCACCTGAAGACGTTCGGCGTGCCTGTTGCCTGTGCTACATCTTCTGTGAGTGATGGAGCAGATATTGGAGCAGTGTCGTTTCAGAGCGGGAGATGTTGCCCAAAGACACGGACCGCACAGCGGACCGGGGAGGCTACGTTCATCTGTAAGCGCTGCGGATCACAACACAAGCCGGGACACTGTCCTGCTTTTGGTAAGGTATGCTCCAACTGCTGGGGGAAAAATCACTTTGCAAAACAATGCTTCACCAAGAGTAAAGGAGAAAAACGGGCAAACACGTGCATGTAG